One stretch of Bombina bombina isolate aBomBom1 chromosome 7, aBomBom1.pri, whole genome shotgun sequence DNA includes these proteins:
- the LOC128636629 gene encoding olfactory receptor 478-like, protein MLGNNQTTVTKFLLLGFARYRAYKFWIFFLTLSVYIATVVGNLLIITLVLLSPYLKSPMYFFLSNLYVSDTIVTTNIIPNMLRVTWQDGGTISFVPCLFQLHIHGSSSCAGCFLLTAMSYDRYLAICNPLRYTAIMEFKLCLQLGLFSWFFGFLVPVMSTIMISCLEFCGTNTINHFFCDLVPLLEISCSDISFVKLEIFLASVFVLILPPILIILSYVYILITVLKIPSTSGRQKVFSTCSSHLTVVCVYYGTVLAIYTIPSSKNSIDTDKFLSLLYTVVTPLLNPIIYGLRSQEIRNALSKLIG, encoded by the coding sequence atGCTTGGGAACAACCAAACAACAGTAACCAAATTCCTACTTTTGGGATTTGCAAGATATCGCGCCTACAAGTTTTGGATTTTCTTCCTCACCCTTTCTGTTTACATCGCAACAGTGGTGGGTAATCTTCTGATCATTACATTAGTTTTACTAAGTCCTTATCTCAAATCTCCCATGTACTTCTTTCTAAGCAACCTCTACGTATCTGACACTATAGTGACAACCAATATCATACCCAACATGCTCCGTGTTACATGGCAAGATGGTGGGACAATATCGTTTGTTCCTTGCCTTTTTCAGTTGCATATTCATGGTTCCTCGAGTTGTGCTGGTTGTTTTCTTCTCACGGCTATGTCTTATGACCGTTATCTCGCTATTTGTAACCCGTTACGTTATACAGCAATAATGGAATTTAAACTCTGTCTACAACTTGGATTATTTTCTTGGTTCTTTGGTTTTCTGGTACCAGTCATGTCAACTATAATGATAAGTTGCTTGGAGTTCTGTGGTACTAATACCATTAATCATTTCTTCTGTGATTTGGTACCTCTATTAGAGATTTCTTGTTCAGATATATCATTTGTGAAACTGGAAATTTTCCTGGCCAGTGTCTTTGTGTTAATTCTTCCGCCCATCCTCATCATTCTGTCTTACGTTTACATTCTCATCACTGTCCTTAAAATTCCTTCCACCAGTGGCAGACAAAAAGTTTTTTCCACCTGTAGTTCCCACTTGACAGTTGTATGTGTATACTATGGGACAGTATTAGCCATATACACAATACCATCCAGTAAAAACTCTATAGATACCGATAAGttcctctcccttctctatactgTGGTAACGCCTCTGTTAAACCCTATAATATATGGCTTGAGGAGTCAAGAGATTAGAAATGCACTGAGTAAACTTATTGGATAA